The stretch of DNA CGTGTCCGTCATCCTTGATAAATCCGTACTGCGTTTCGCGCCAGAAGTCCGTTTCATTCGCGGTGGTGACTTCCAGCACGCCGCCTGCGCCGATGTGAAACTGCGGAATAGCAGAAAGCCAGTCCAGCGATGCCCATTGGTTGGTCATGCCACATGATAAAGCCTGATCTTTGGCGTGAACCCGAAACGGTCGTGTTGCCTTCACTGGGTCGGGTGAGAAGCCGCGCTGAAGCCGATCTACTTCTCCGAGAACTTCTCCCCTTGGTGGCGGCCTCCGGGAACACGTCACTGCCAATATCTTTCCCCCGCGCAGTCCCGGCACAGCACAACCTCTCCATGTCGCACCTCGCGCTCGTTGATAATCTCCTCGCTGCACCTGTCACAGAGGACGCGCTTACCGTTGACGCTGATCACGGCCGCTAGATCGAAGGTCAGGCGCACAGGCGTGACGGTGAACAGTTCCTGGTCACTCCAGGTCTGGTAGGCGTCCATGTAGGCGTCCCAGCGCTTCTCGCCTTCCACCCGGCCCGCCCGCACCCGTATCCTCAAATCGGTGTGGGGCGCGATTCGAA from Deinococcus detaillensis encodes:
- a CDS encoding FmdE family protein — translated: MTVPRTDKKLMVLAETDGCFADGLSVATGCWLGRRTLRLLDHGKVAATFVKVRTGQAIRIAPHTDLRIRVRAGRVEGEKRWDAYMDAYQTWSDQELFTVTPVRLTFDLAAVISVNGKRVLCDRCSEEIINEREVRHGEVVLCRDCAGERYWQ